One window from the genome of Myxococcales bacterium encodes:
- a CDS encoding acetyl-CoA carboxylase carboxyltransferase subunit beta encodes MAWWSRTGGLPADVAPKKSVPKGVWTKCDRCSATIYDAELVAANWVCQHCGHHFRLETARRIALLADEGTWHEHDATLQSQDPLDFRVDGKKYGDLLRASNRKLGQGDAYRAGAASVGDIAVELGVFAFEFMGGSMGSVVGEKIARQFERALARRVPAIVCCASGGARMQEGVYSLMQMAKTSAARSRLREARIPYVSVLLHPTTGGVAASIAMLGDVIIAEPDALIGFAGPRVIEQTIRQQLPAGFQRSEFLLEHGMVDIVVPRKDLKATIARTLRWFADVPNGATLR; translated from the coding sequence ATGGCTTGGTGGTCTCGAACCGGTGGCTTGCCCGCCGACGTTGCGCCGAAAAAGTCGGTGCCCAAGGGGGTTTGGACCAAGTGCGACCGCTGCAGCGCCACCATCTATGACGCCGAGTTGGTCGCGGCAAATTGGGTCTGCCAGCACTGCGGCCACCATTTTCGCCTCGAAACCGCCCGCCGGATCGCGCTGCTGGCCGATGAGGGGACGTGGCACGAGCACGATGCCACGTTGCAGAGCCAGGACCCCTTAGATTTTCGCGTCGACGGCAAAAAATACGGCGACCTGCTGCGCGCGAGCAATCGCAAGCTCGGCCAAGGCGACGCGTATCGCGCCGGCGCCGCCAGCGTCGGCGACATCGCGGTCGAGCTTGGCGTGTTCGCGTTCGAATTCATGGGTGGCTCGATGGGATCGGTGGTGGGGGAGAAAATCGCCCGCCAATTTGAGCGCGCGCTGGCGCGGCGCGTGCCCGCCATCGTGTGTTGTGCCTCGGGCGGCGCGCGCATGCAGGAGGGCGTGTATTCGCTCATGCAGATGGCCAAGACCTCGGCGGCGCGCTCGCGGCTGCGCGAGGCGCGCATTCCCTACGTGTCCGTCTTGCTGCATCCAACGACGGGCGGCGTCGCGGCCTCGATCGCCATGCTTGGCGACGTCATCATTGCCGAGCCCGACGCGCTGATTGGCTTTGCCGGCCCGCGCGTGATCGAACAAACCATTCGCCAACAATTGCCGGCGGGGTTTCAGCGCTCGGAATTTTTGCTTGAACACGGCATGGTCGATATCGTTGTGCCGCGCAAGGACCTCAAGGCGACCATTGCGCGCACCCTGCGCTGGTTCGCAGACGTGCCAAATGGCGCCACGCTCCGCTGA
- a CDS encoding Crp/Fnr family transcriptional regulator → MVQHFSKVYDPGSQVFGEGEPGDFMYVVQSGVVELRRTINGVVRPIATMRQGDFLGEMALLLGSPRTATAVIVERAQLLAVDSSTFEAMLRDRAEIAVRMIRSFATRLAKANRQIELLLNPSASHRVAQYLRQLAEESESSDGNAVFVACETASIAAAVGLDVRTVEDAMRLLGDAGLVVPASHDERDGVLIPEMMLL, encoded by the coding sequence ATGGTCCAGCATTTTAGCAAAGTCTATGATCCAGGCTCGCAGGTCTTCGGCGAGGGCGAGCCGGGCGATTTTATGTACGTCGTGCAATCGGGCGTCGTTGAATTGCGCCGCACGATTAACGGCGTGGTGCGACCAATTGCAACCATGCGGCAGGGTGATTTTCTCGGCGAGATGGCGCTCTTGCTCGGCAGCCCTCGCACCGCCACCGCGGTCATCGTCGAGCGCGCGCAGTTGCTAGCCGTCGATAGCTCGACGTTCGAGGCCATGTTGCGCGATCGCGCCGAAATCGCGGTGCGCATGATTCGTAGCTTTGCGACGCGGCTAGCCAAAGCAAATCGCCAAATCGAATTGTTGCTCAACCCCAGCGCCAGTCACCGCGTGGCGCAGTATCTTCGCCAGCTCGCCGAAGAAAGTGAATCAAGCGATGGCAACGCCGTGTTTGTCGCGTGCGAAACGGCGTCGATCGCCGCCGCGGTCGGCCTCGACGTGCGCACCGTGGAAGACGCCATGCGCCTGCTAGGCGACGCCGGCCTCGTCGTACCCGCTAGCCACGACGAGCGCGATGGCGTGCTCATTCCCGAGATGATGTTGCTTTAG